The Montipora foliosa isolate CH-2021 chromosome 1, ASM3666993v2, whole genome shotgun sequence DNA segment GAATTCCGAACATTTTGGAGGCGATCCATAAGGAACTTTGGACGTCTGTAGAGCAAGGAATTGCAATTGTCTAATCTTGAGGTGACAAGAGCATGTACTATACTGATTTCAGTGTCAGATTTCGAGAGGCagtttttaatctttgaaatgTTACGAAGATGGAAAAAGCATACTTTACAGACGCTGACAACATGCTGCTCAAGAGACATGTGCTGATCAAAGATTAAACTGATATTTCTAGCTGAACATCGTTAAGAAAGCGGGCAAACAGATTTACAAAGCCTACTAGATCACGCCAAATTTGGACAGAAACGAAACAAATGATATATTTTGTTCGTTAGGGCACAATTTGAACTTGCAGTCCGCATGCAAATCCGGTATCCTAACCTTAGACGTTCCTTGCGTTCCGCTGTTAGGATAACACTTCACTTGACGACATGAATTATCTAATTACCTTTTTTTGTCAAGCAGCTGCAAACTCAGACTAGTCACAAATGGCACCTAAATGACTGTGAGTTCAGTGATTAAACTTTACTGAAAAGGCATAACCGGAACCTTTATTATTGTATCAAAGTAAAAGAAGAATTAAACAAGATTTGTTCAACTTACTTCTTGAGTCGATAAAAGCCTCTGGAGTTAAGCATACTCCTTTGTTGTAATCTTTGAGCTTGTGACAATCAAATTCATCCGGAGAGATAACAAATGGAGCTTTCATGCCATTGACACGCTGTAAGAATGCTCGACAATCTTCCTTGACTTTTTCACAAACAGAACGACATGGTAGTATGATCTCTTTTATTTCTTGGTTTTCAACACAAATGGGAAGATACAGGgtacagaaaaagaaaaccaaatccTTGGAGCAGACAACGGCATTGAAACGATGAGCCAGATCCCACAGTGAGTTATTCACATCCGCCTGATTTTCTTGTTCGTATGTGTTTGGAAGCCGTGTGCGGTTGTAGGGCAAAGATTTGCAGAGGTCAATCTGGATTCCCTCGCAGCGACGATTTTGTAATAAAGTAGAGTTGGTAGGCTTTACTGGACTAGTTCGACCATGAGCAGTCAAAATCGGAACAAGGCAAAAAATCAGTGAGACTAAAAGAACACCCATTCTCGCAACGTTGCCTCAATGCCCATGTTAGGGGACCTTTTGGCGTGGTCCTTATAAAAAAGGTGTCTAAAATCCTCGCAGTCTTAAGGTCAATGGAGATTAATTTACCCATTAAACTTTGAACGTTTGTCAATCTTTTCAATCGACCAGTGCCAAAGAAATCGTTGctatgtcattggtcaactgaTTCAACATGGCGTATAACAAACCAGTTATAAATACGAATGTCGTGTTTTATTGTGCGGCTTTAGAAACATTTGTGCAGGGCGTTCAAGTTTGCATCTGCATCAACTTGTTTCAGCTCTTGGCAAACTTTAAAGCTCTCTTGACTAACTGTTAATTTGCGTACGTGGCCTTGTTCAGACTTCCCATCAAAATGGCTACATCCTTCTGGAAACTGCAATTAGGGCTGGCCAGACCACAAAACCGGGATCTCTGCGCTGTACTCTATACGAATCACGACCCACAAAGTCAAAGAACAACTGAGTCCATTAGATGGTTTATAGTAGTTACCCGAGTAGACCGGCGAAAATTTGTAACTTTTGCAGACCAAAGTACCACTGAACGCagaaatttttcttcaaattatttcaagaccctgaatgttggaATCTGTGATATCCCACACTGGGAAGGTCAAGTACACTTCCCTTAATAGAACCAACTGGTGAGCGATAAAAGAAAGCTCCTGAAAGTGTCAAAAAACACGAATGACAAAGCACTTTGTCACTGAGCTAAAAGGAAAAACGATAAGTGCTGTTTAGGCAACTAATGAAGCAGTGCATAACTGAACATTATCGTGCATTTTTGCACGCCAGTGCAGGCTCTGAAACAAACTGCAACGAAACTTGGAAGAGCTACTGTATGCTTTCGATCCACCCTACCTTCATAAAACAGTCAGAGTCACATTATTTTCGGTAAAGCAGCGAGATCCAGCTGTTTTGTTAGAAGACAAAAAATTTTGCAACAGTATTCTCTCTCAGAGTTAGTTGCCAAACACCTAATTCGTTGCCTTTCTACTCTTGCAACTTTATCATGGCTGATAGAAACTGGGAactgaaagaaatgaataacgggctttaaaaatagaaactgCCGGAAAACTTATTTACAAAGCAAAGTAACGctatgtatatttttttttacaccggaataaaaaaaaacaatatttcagCTAAGACAGGTCAAGTCGCTGTGGCATTTTGGCAAGCAACCAAAGGGAACAAGCAAGATGACCAGTTTCCTTTAGTTTCTTATTTTGTTGCGAAACGTGCGAGATCAAGCCTTTCAGTTTTAGGTACGATAGAGCTCGCCAAGTCTTCTTCTGCGGCGCTTATCATGAAAGCAAatggaaaatgaatttttttatttggtcaGTGTGGCAATGGAGAAGGAATGCTAATTACGCAGGGCCACCAGCCAGGGAGAACTGGGGATTTGTTTTCCCAAACGCATGAATATGCGCATAAACTTGCTAAAAACGACGGGTTGAGAATTGACGCAATTGGAGGGAATAATACTCTTGCATGCGATCAAGCTTAAGGCCACAGTAATAGGTCAACTGAGAGGGAAGCAAGAAGGCATCCGATTTGACAATTTCCGATAAAATATTTTCttgatttgtttcattttttccgATTCGGTTATAATTTGACTGGCAATCATTATTCTGAATCAGAAAACTACAAGCTTAGTAAAAACACATTAGTTTcttttatgcacctatcaatgttaagccccaagGAGGGGGGGTTGGGCAtagggtggggattttgacattttcatttaaaataattcaaattccccacccctgggacaaaataattggtcaaaatgtCCACCCGGCGGCTAGTGAAGGTGGTAAAACGTCCTTTGTACGATCAAAATCGCTAGCCTGGGGACGTCACAtacgatcaaaatccctaccctggtgacagacctcacgatcaaactcccgtggttagcccgaccccccccccccccctccctggggcttaacattgataggtgcattagcAAACTATGTACGGTCATCCGCTTATTCTATCAACAACTGTTACTGGATGTTATAAAGAAAATCATTTGAAGCAATCAAATTCATTGCGCCCTAGCTTGTTGAGAACGACGAcgacttatgcaaattaggcgGCGAAGGACAATAATTATAAACAACAATGTAAATGAAGTTACTATGCTTTATTCCGAACGCGCCACGGCCAACAAGCCAAAAACCTGGAGGCAAGGCGCGGTTCGCTACGAAAGAAAGACAGTACTATGAGTTAGGGATATAACTACGTAAGAACTTGAACCAGAAGGACTATATTTAACAAATGATAAGGCTAAAACCTGGTTTTCACTGGCGGCACGAGTGGAAGCATAAACCGTCGCAAGCACAAAGAGATTACGAACCATAACGAAAGCACAACGACACGAAGCAGAGACAAAGATTCACTAGTTCCATGTTCTCTCAAAGCGGCGCTGAGAGTGGAATCTGGAACCGATGTGTTTTTCACTAGACAAATATCACAGCTTGCTTTGTGCCGGCTTGCGTTACGGCCCGTTTTCGCACTTGTACactttgtgcttgcgtcgccaATGAAAACCACGCTTTACCTAATGTGTCCAACCAGACAGAAATAAGGGCACTCGTGTTTGCTAACGTAAAATGCACTCGGCTTAACTGGAAGAAAAACGATTTAACAAAATTTGCGCTCCTTAAAATACTTCTACTAATTGGCCCTAGTGgggataaaaagaaaactgctACACCTAACTGATTGCACCGACTGATGAAGAAGTGTAACCTATTCTGAGTTAAAAGaatgtaatttacaaagaaTAAGAAAGAAAGATTAACTTCCGTGACATAGACCTTTCTTCTAATGAAAATGGGCAGTCTAACTGCCCCACAAACATTACGTGTATTGAATATAAATGCATAATGGGATTGCTGGAGGCTCATCCAACGATAGCTAATTATTTGATACACTTCAGATTGTACGACTAATTAATATAAAGTCTACTAAGCTACTTTAAATTTGGCTTCTTTAGTAGTACGGAAAGTCCCCTTCTGGGAACCCATAGAATTTATCAATAACATTTTTGTCAACCTTGGATCATAAGTTCAGTATATACAGTTCGCAATAGTTGTAACAATAAAACGATGAGTTGTAAAATAGTTGtccatgtttgtttgttttaagcaAATTTATCTTTGCTTGGATAAATTTTCCTTAGACTGGCTTAATGCTAATGCTCTCATCCAGCATTTCGATGAAACTTCAAAATAGTTGTGTTTCCAAGTGAATAGGCCAAAGATGTGTTAAGTGATAATTCCAAGATGATTGGGAATCAACTAGCTTCAGTTATCTTTCGGTGAGAACCAGCAAAACTCAAGGATCGGGACTCGCGAATGAAATGGCATCTGTTGACAGAACAAAAAGGAATTGGTCAATACAATAGACGGAGGGGATTCGCCCAATctagcccttgggatatgtaaATTTCAGTTGAGTCACGTTTAGAGGTCGCGAAAACGGAAGTCTGTTTCCCGAGACGTCCGCAAAGTCAAACGAATTCAAAAAGGCCGTCCGAGCGGAAGAACTGTTTGTTAACGAAAACGAGTTTCAGAAGTAAGGAAATGGGTACATCTTGCCCCAAAACCCGAAGTGGGAGAGAGTCTAATGGCTTAATGAATGAGAAATACGACTCCCAAAGCCATGCCGAATATCGAAAAGGCGCCATTACACAATGCCAGATAGTTTTGTATGACGTCATGCTTAATAGTCGCGCCCGTCCGGGGAAACAGATTTCCGAtcgaaaaataacttttgtgaaATTCACGTATCCCGGCCAATAACCTGTTCCAGGCCCCCAGAAAAGTGtcctctcattggttttcgtgaagaacaatcaaaagcgtctctaattggtgcattcatgttagcacgaggagtgagccggcgcagtaaggttcaaatag contains these protein-coding regions:
- the LOC138003940 gene encoding secreted frizzled-related protein 3-like, yielding MGVLLVSLIFCLVPILTAHGRTSPVKPTNSTLLQNRRCEGIQIDLCKSLPYNRTRLPNTYEQENQADVNNSLWDLAHRFNAVVCSKDLVFFFCTLYLPICVENQEIKEIILPCRSVCEKVKEDCRAFLQRVNGMKAPFVISPDEFDCHKLKDYNKGVCLTPEAFIDSRKANPTTTTQGTTRPKQASHKRRQLQKRDFLEANFDFGLKGKILWMKRNPNGYILGFNVTRVFLKCSACNFREGKTQVWSRTTHSCYKRSECTHLSKGNKYVIFGHKNGTNQLTLRWACPLPKERHFLAELRLWIDELRNNSSSKVILTPED